In the Prochlorococcus sp. MIT 1307 genome, one interval contains:
- a CDS encoding ribulose bisphosphate carboxylase small subunit: MPFQSTVGDYQTVATLETFGFLPPMTQDEIYDQIAYIIAQGWSPVIEHVHPSGSMQTYWSYWKLPFFGEKDLNMVVSELEACHRAYPDHHVRMVGYDAYTQSQGTCFVVFEGR; the protein is encoded by the coding sequence ATGCCCTTCCAGAGCACAGTTGGTGACTATCAAACAGTCGCCACCCTGGAAACATTCGGCTTCCTACCGCCGATGACCCAGGACGAAATTTATGACCAAATTGCCTACATCATTGCTCAGGGTTGGAGCCCTGTAATTGAGCATGTTCACCCTAGTGGTTCTATGCAGACCTACTGGTCTTATTGGAAGTTGCCATTCTTCGGTGAAAAGGATTTGAATATGGTTGTCAGTGAGCTAGAGGCTTGCCATCGTGCATATCCCGATCACCATGTTCGCATGGTTGGTTACGACGCTTATACCCAAAGTCAAGGGACTTGCTTCGTTGTTTTCGAAGGTCGCTAA
- a CDS encoding CsoS2 family carboxysome shell protein: MAKQSSRELVLERRKALSQSGKKAVALNSSTDNRVRSAADSRATRTDAQVIKPRKDSAASVGVRAGSSESFSLSTSSPGRNIKRVSQPSRELVLARREELSRRGKTADKSKDRTRVDVKKNPGQVSTETSIKYCCDECKERDSDSTSSVNHLTTTNRNSDLTARNPGRRQTTKRRAIQNSSRALVLARREAQSKHGKTAGQQPTSAASVARQGDPELTSRELSQRVRELRSKSGASGSKRSGASRPCGPNRNGSKQFASAEDAHWKVGASETNSGQVVTGTQANRSSKTTGNEASTCRSVTGTQYMGSEVFETFCQNPPPLGQPLKVAVTNTTHGNVVTGNEVGRSEKVTGNEPGTCKALTGTEYISANQSNEYCGGVKSSPRKVGKSLTLDGKKVSGTLIGRAANVTGDEAGSQKGLTGDQYLGSDPLPEGRPAEKVGSFNTLRGAGVTGTNVTRAESVTGNEAGSCKRVTGDEYIGSQQYQVFCGGKPAPEAAKVGLSLTNKSKAVSGTMTGRSTLVTGDEPGTCKAVTGTPYAGVEQSDKWCDASSVEAVLQRTPKRAGTPGSLLTGQQPGLGGVMTGTEKGACETLTGTPYVGGDHLVQACGSNAPLGSHGYQNAPTSGPGRQFTVQSPARAAQVQREQISGVTGTSYENGSRITGPFDMAPEKVTGTEQFRFDSKPRQFSSVPVEEVVKKEEDSRISSRITGEGQSAGLNITGDDWARGEHVTGTEGASAHRRNPSRPGPMSAMPAFDKKRNEELAKPDFLVTGSSGNTQEGQLVTFSGGARG; the protein is encoded by the coding sequence ATGGCAAAACAATCCAGCCGAGAGCTAGTGCTTGAGCGCCGCAAGGCTCTTAGTCAAAGCGGGAAGAAGGCTGTTGCATTAAACAGCTCTACAGACAATAGAGTCCGTTCAGCTGCGGATTCTCGTGCTACCAGGACTGATGCCCAGGTAATTAAACCCAGAAAAGATAGCGCTGCATCTGTTGGAGTGAGAGCTGGTTCCAGTGAGTCCTTCTCTCTCTCAACTTCTTCTCCTGGTAGAAATATCAAGCGAGTAAGTCAACCAAGTAGAGAATTGGTTTTAGCTCGTAGAGAAGAGTTGTCTCGCCGTGGGAAGACAGCAGATAAAAGTAAAGACCGAACGCGAGTAGATGTTAAAAAGAACCCTGGCCAAGTAAGTACAGAAACTTCAATAAAATACTGCTGTGATGAATGTAAAGAGCGAGACTCTGATTCAACTAGTTCTGTAAATCATTTAACAACTACTAATCGAAATTCAGACTTGACTGCTAGGAATCCTGGGAGACGTCAAACTACAAAACGACGTGCTATACAAAACTCCAGTAGAGCACTTGTGTTAGCTCGCAGGGAAGCACAGTCTAAGCATGGTAAGACTGCTGGCCAGCAACCAACATCTGCAGCCTCTGTAGCTCGCCAGGGTGATCCTGAATTGACTAGCAGAGAGCTTTCACAGAGAGTACGTGAATTGAGAAGTAAAAGTGGTGCTAGTGGCTCTAAACGTTCAGGAGCTAGTCGACCCTGTGGCCCTAATCGAAATGGCTCCAAGCAATTTGCTTCTGCTGAAGATGCGCACTGGAAAGTTGGTGCTAGTGAAACTAATTCTGGACAGGTAGTTACTGGTACTCAAGCAAATAGATCATCTAAGACTACTGGTAATGAGGCGAGCACATGCCGTTCAGTTACTGGTACTCAATATATGGGCTCAGAGGTTTTTGAGACCTTCTGTCAAAATCCACCACCTCTAGGTCAACCTTTGAAGGTGGCAGTGACTAATACAACTCATGGCAATGTAGTGACCGGAAATGAAGTAGGTCGCTCTGAAAAAGTCACTGGAAACGAACCAGGTACATGCAAAGCTTTGACTGGAACAGAATATATTTCCGCTAATCAATCCAATGAATATTGTGGAGGAGTTAAATCTTCTCCTCGTAAAGTTGGCAAAAGTCTTACCTTAGATGGCAAGAAGGTAAGCGGCACTTTGATTGGTCGTGCTGCGAATGTTACAGGTGATGAGGCTGGGTCTCAAAAAGGATTAACTGGGGATCAGTATCTTGGTTCTGACCCACTACCTGAAGGTAGACCTGCTGAAAAGGTTGGTTCTTTTAATACTCTTCGTGGAGCTGGAGTAACTGGTACAAATGTTACGCGTGCTGAATCAGTTACTGGTAATGAAGCTGGTAGTTGTAAGCGAGTAACAGGTGATGAGTATATAGGTTCTCAACAATATCAAGTCTTTTGCGGTGGGAAACCAGCTCCCGAGGCAGCAAAAGTTGGCTTAAGCCTGACTAATAAATCAAAAGCTGTTAGCGGAACTATGACTGGTCGCTCAACTCTTGTTACTGGAGATGAGCCTGGTACTTGTAAGGCTGTAACTGGAACCCCTTACGCTGGTGTAGAACAATCTGACAAATGGTGTGACGCTTCTTCAGTTGAAGCTGTTCTCCAACGTACTCCTAAGAGAGCTGGAACTCCTGGTTCTCTTTTGACAGGCCAACAACCAGGGTTAGGTGGAGTAATGACTGGGACCGAGAAAGGAGCTTGTGAGACTTTGACAGGTACTCCTTATGTTGGTGGCGATCATCTTGTTCAGGCTTGTGGTTCTAACGCTCCATTAGGTAGTCATGGTTATCAAAATGCACCAACCTCAGGCCCAGGACGCCAATTCACTGTTCAGTCACCTGCCAGAGCTGCTCAGGTTCAGAGGGAACAGATTTCTGGGGTAACAGGGACCAGCTATGAAAATGGCTCAAGGATTACAGGTCCATTTGATATGGCTCCCGAGAAAGTCACTGGCACAGAACAGTTTCGTTTTGATAGTAAACCTCGTCAATTCAGCTCTGTCCCTGTTGAAGAAGTAGTAAAAAAAGAAGAAGACTCTCGTATCTCATCTCGTATAACTGGAGAAGGACAATCAGCAGGTTTAAACATTACAGGTGATGATTGGGCCCGTGGCGAACATGTCACTGGTACAGAAGGTGCATCTGCTCACAGACGCAATCCTTCTCGACCTGGACCAATGAGTGCCATGCCTGCTTTTGACAAAAAGCGGAATGAAGAACTGGCTAAACCAGACTTCCTTGTGACTGGATCTAGTGGCAATACTCAAGAAGGCCAGTTGGTGACCTTCTCTGGTGGAGCTAGAGGCTAA